One Bacillota bacterium genomic window carries:
- a CDS encoding nucleoside-triphosphatase translates to MTERKRNFFLTGPKHVGKSTILFAAVGAFSGRIGGFRVERVYDGKRLRAFRLVDLLSHESAVIAQARRGGWDVHEGGFELVGVQAIRQALAAADLIVMDELGRFELRAPTFLRTVVDALDSPIPVVGVLKADSNPFIDAIRGREDTLVVEVTPGREEDTASRLRAFLSNVVACR, encoded by the coding sequence ATGACCGAACGGAAGAGGAACTTCTTCTTGACCGGCCCGAAGCACGTGGGGAAATCCACGATTCTCTTCGCCGCGGTCGGGGCGTTCTCCGGGCGCATCGGAGGTTTTCGAGTGGAGAGGGTTTACGATGGGAAGCGTCTGCGCGCTTTCCGGCTCGTGGACCTCTTGTCGCATGAGTCCGCGGTGATTGCCCAAGCTCGTCGCGGCGGGTGGGACGTCCACGAAGGCGGCTTCGAGCTCGTCGGGGTGCAGGCGATAAGACAGGCTTTAGCTGCCGCCGACCTCATCGTGATGGACGAGTTGGGACGGTTCGAGCTTCGAGCGCCGACGTTCCTCCGGACGGTGGTAGATGCGCTCGACTCTCCGATCCCAGTGGTCGGGGTCCTCAAAGCCGATTCCAATCCATTCATCGATGCTATTCGTGGGCGCGAGGACACGTTGGTGGTCGAGGTCACACCTGGCAGAGAAGAGGACACCGCGAGTCGGCTCCGAGCGTTCCTGTCCAACGTGGTGGCGTGCCGATGA
- a CDS encoding outer membrane lipoprotein-sorting protein — translation MMRCDTRQWARWTKTTLGRPVVAGVAALCAATLCAAALLGPLRDFNSGRVEASELTAEQILDRIEGTTMLTGNGSATIELITENKRGQQRSNKLKVYRAKASDGTEKQLLEYLSPADVAGTKLLSISGGKEESQIWLFMPALGRERRIAGTETRSKFMGTDFTYEEISGGSTYKSDYKAEKLKDETLDGRSCYVLRLTPQDGGNYAFVKMWVWRDEFIPLKIEFYDKDGKVRKVLSNSDLKRNSKGKWDPSTITMSDVVAGTKTIVKILEASEDAVPDDYFTIRYLRRR, via the coding sequence ATGATGCGGTGTGATACACGACAATGGGCAAGGTGGACCAAGACGACGCTGGGGCGCCCGGTGGTCGCGGGTGTGGCGGCGCTCTGTGCGGCGACACTTTGCGCGGCGGCTTTGCTTGGGCCGCTCCGTGACTTCAACTCGGGACGGGTTGAGGCGTCGGAACTGACCGCCGAGCAGATCCTCGACAGGATCGAGGGCACGACCATGTTGACGGGCAACGGATCCGCCACGATAGAGCTCATCACGGAGAACAAGCGTGGGCAGCAACGGAGCAACAAGCTCAAGGTGTACCGGGCTAAGGCCTCTGACGGCACGGAGAAGCAGCTCCTTGAGTACCTGTCTCCGGCGGATGTCGCGGGGACCAAGCTCCTCAGCATAAGCGGGGGCAAGGAGGAAAGCCAGATCTGGTTGTTCATGCCGGCCCTGGGCAGAGAGAGGAGAATAGCGGGCACTGAGACGCGGTCGAAGTTCATGGGGACTGACTTCACGTACGAGGAGATATCCGGAGGCTCGACGTACAAGAGCGACTACAAGGCCGAGAAGCTCAAGGATGAGACCCTGGACGGGCGCAGCTGTTACGTGCTGCGCCTGACACCGCAGGATGGCGGCAACTACGCTTTCGTCAAGATGTGGGTGTGGCGAGACGAATTCATTCCCCTGAAAATCGAGTTCTATGACAAGGACGGTAAAGTGCGCAAGGTGCTCTCGAACTCGGACTTGAAACGAAACAGCAAGGGCAAGTGGGATCCCTCCACCATCACCATGAGCGACGTCGTGGCGGGCACGAAGACGATAGTCAAGATCCTCGAAGCATCGGAGGACGCGGTTCCCGATGATTACTTCACCATCCGCTATCTGAGGCGGCGCTGA
- a CDS encoding spore coat protein, whose translation MPNVNVRRGDTGFTDRDLMQVVLDEHKLSISSLAKGAIEAASPDLRRQIMNSLDTDLRHQKEIWDLMNRKGWYQPAVAQPQDVARVQNFASTMQQHV comes from the coding sequence ATGCCGAACGTCAACGTTCGTAGAGGTGACACCGGGTTCACCGACCGGGATCTAATGCAAGTAGTCCTGGATGAACACAAGCTCTCCATTAGTAGCCTCGCAAAGGGGGCGATCGAGGCGGCCAGCCCCGATCTGCGTCGCCAGATCATGAACAGCCTCGATACGGATCTCAGACACCAAAAAGAGATCTGGGACCTCATGAACAGGAAGGGTTGGTACCAGCCCGCCGTGGCCCAGCCGCAGGACGTGGCGAGGGTACAGAACTTCGCTAGCACGATGCAACAGCACGTTTGA
- a CDS encoding lipid-binding SYLF domain-containing protein: MGGIIRSVVAATCAAALAAIGIAGTALASSPAERISEAVQVLKEMSSQEDYEAMAYILKRAQGVAIFPSVLKAGLMLGARHGEGLVLRRDPGTGKWYGPSFVTITGLSWGPQIGVQSTALVLVITNERGLKGFEEGKITLGGEMSIAAGPVGRHAEAGTDIELKAAIYSYSMSKGVFAGASLEGARIAEDESANELYWGAKLAPDSILARVASDQRVRALVEELDRLISSAAKAKSTA; the protein is encoded by the coding sequence ATGGGGGGCATCATTAGAAGCGTTGTCGCGGCGACCTGCGCCGCAGCGCTGGCAGCGATCGGTATTGCCGGGACGGCGCTCGCAAGTTCACCGGCTGAGAGGATAAGCGAGGCTGTTCAGGTCCTCAAGGAGATGTCATCACAGGAAGACTACGAGGCGATGGCCTACATACTCAAGAGGGCGCAAGGGGTCGCCATCTTTCCTTCGGTGCTCAAGGCAGGCCTCATGCTCGGAGCGAGGCACGGGGAAGGTCTCGTGCTCCGCCGCGATCCCGGCACGGGAAAGTGGTACGGCCCGAGCTTCGTCACGATCACGGGGCTGTCGTGGGGGCCTCAGATAGGCGTGCAGTCAACGGCGCTCGTGCTGGTCATCACTAACGAGCGAGGTCTCAAAGGCTTCGAGGAAGGCAAGATCACCCTAGGCGGTGAAATGTCCATCGCCGCGGGCCCTGTGGGCCGCCACGCCGAGGCTGGCACCGACATTGAATTGAAAGCTGCCATATACAGCTACTCCATGAGCAAGGGCGTGTTCGCGGGGGCGTCGCTGGAGGGAGCGAGGATAGCAGAGGACGAATCCGCGAACGAGCTGTATTGGGGCGCGAAGCTGGCTCCGGACTCCATACTCGCGCGGGTGGCCTCCGATCAAAGGGTCAGAGCTCTCGTTGAGGAGCTAGACCGGCTCATCTCGAGCGCCGCAAAGGCGAAAAGCACGGCATAG
- a CDS encoding ECF transporter S component, with the protein MNKGVVFVTRTAVLLALTLAIQMVGMPQYATGPLVNAMLCVAATFVGIWSGVAIGVVTPAIAFWRGILPAPLGPMIPFIALGNAVLVVAYGLLERRGRVAAIAGIVIAAVLKFLILSGAVRFVVEVKPAIAQMMQVPQLFTALAGGAIALIVGEALLRTGTVKRLSEIGRRGSR; encoded by the coding sequence ATGAACAAAGGCGTTGTGTTTGTCACGCGGACTGCTGTGCTCTTGGCGCTCACACTCGCTATCCAGATGGTGGGAATGCCCCAGTATGCCACGGGGCCCCTCGTCAACGCGATGCTGTGCGTTGCCGCCACGTTCGTTGGGATCTGGAGCGGCGTGGCCATCGGTGTGGTGACGCCGGCGATAGCGTTCTGGCGAGGGATCCTACCGGCGCCCCTAGGCCCGATGATTCCTTTCATCGCTCTTGGGAACGCGGTGCTGGTGGTGGCGTACGGTCTGCTCGAGCGGCGGGGGAGGGTGGCTGCGATCGCGGGCATAGTGATCGCAGCGGTGCTCAAGTTCCTGATCCTCTCGGGCGCCGTGCGATTTGTGGTCGAGGTAAAGCCGGCCATCGCGCAAATGATGCAGGTGCCGCAGCTGTTTACGGCGCTTGCGGGAGGAGCGATCGCGCTCATCGTGGGTGAGGCGCTTCTTCGTACCGGCACCGTGAAGCGCCTCTCAGAGATAGGAAGGCGCGGCTCCAGATGA